In Drosophila yakuba strain Tai18E2 chromosome 2R, Prin_Dyak_Tai18E2_2.1, whole genome shotgun sequence, a single genomic region encodes these proteins:
- the LOC6530057 gene encoding uncharacterized protein LOC6530057 isoform X5, with amino-acid sequence MSQCGSPTFEKELREQIENMNRIMKSKERKQMQTCRDHKALQTRFARQESLLQSMQQENRSLLTRIRQYEHCLDDVMRKVVDAIVAEDNLREEVSMLKGRVRDLEAQNAALSASPVKGRDEGYCTMSSGQPQPSNGHLEDLPEEPEQWLLPAEPCSTEMEDWSMSQEELAVMTFDDERDPHHPHLQQQRRKRDHDWLWPSSDFINSTTVETDSVADGITQLLQQKIVYSEDEEVACTDFTNDFYKLVNIRSNSSRSLYSYLEGETDDEDEDDDDGEDSSISESQVGPAGRMSPTPSEAGRAQLTSCSSSETDELSASQAKKDEEPDYAVIDECRRRVSDIEIEDVPMIVGSTPMKPLDEQQCIAQIIKSELRRPPHVLVKSKSVLEEQEPSCILRHNQRRELESTVVRSDSISCAMMNKLAKEVVPPAPGMVTKLKERMLLRQASTPPTASSWRRSNGWKRVTSPVHPPVAVSPKKKAAKSTEPPKSCLPKAQPTRIPTSIHSSVSSSSSMSSSCSPSPSSPSPQSQSPQQRSPGQQPQQQQQQKQQQRKSKIPPPVPVRRSYAS; translated from the exons AGCCAATGCGGGTCGCCTACGTTCGAGAAGGAATTGCGCGAACAAATTGAGAA CATGAATCGCATTATGAAATCCAAAGAACGCAAGCAAATGCAGACATGTCGGGATCACAAGGCACTGCAG ACTCGCTTCGCCCGCCAGGAGAGCCTGCTCCAATCGATGCAGCAGGAGAATCGATCCCTGCTCACACGAATCCGGCAGTATGAGCACTGTTTGGATGATGTGATGCGCAAGGTGGTGGACGCCATTGTGGCAGAGGACAATCTCCGCGAGGAAGTGAGCATGCTGAAGGGCCGGGTTCGCGATTTGGAGGCGCAAAATGCTGCCCTGTCCGCCAGTCCGGTGAAGGGCAGGGATGAAGGCTACTGCACCATGAGCAGTGGGCAGCCGCAGCCATCGAATGGGCATCTGGAGGATCTGCCCGAGGAACCGGAACAGTGGCTCCTGCCTGCTGAGCCCTGCTCCACGGAAATGGAGGACTGGAGCATGTCCCAGGAGGAACTGGCGGTGATGACGTTCGACGACGAGCGGGATCCACATCACCCTCatctccagcagcagcggagGAAGAGGGATCACGACTGGCTGTGGCCATCCAGCGACTTTATCAACTCCACCACCGTGGAAACGGATTCAGTGGCTGATGGCATTAcccagctgctgcagcagaag ATTGTTTACTCCGAGGATGAGGAGGTGGCCTGCACGGACTTCACCAACGACTTCTACAAACTGGTCAACATCCGTTCGAATTCCTCGCGTAGTCTTTACTCTTACTTGGAAGGTGAGACGgatgacgaggatgaggacgacgaTGATGGCGAGGATTCCAGTATCTCAGAGAGCCAGGTGGGTCCCGCTGGCAGAATGAGTCCCACGCCCAGCGAGGCAGGAAGGGCCCAGTTgaccagctgctcctccagcgaAACGGACGAACTCTCCGCCAGCCAGGCAAAGAAGGACGAGGAACCGGACTACGCGGTTATCGACGAGTGCCGGCGGAGGGTTAGCGACATTGAAATCGAGGATGTGCCCATGATTGTCGGCAGCACGCCAATGAAACCACTGGATGAGCAGCAGTGTATTGCTCAGATCATCAAGAGCGAACTACGTCGACCGCCTCACGTTCTGGTGAAATCCAAATCggtgctggaggagcaggaaccCAGTTGCATCCTGAGACACAATCAACGCCGCGAACTGGAGTCCACCGTGGTGCGCAGCGATAGCATCAGCTGTGCCATGATGAACAAGTTGGCCAAAGAGGTGGTGCCACCGGCGCCTGGGATGGTAACCAAGTTGAAGGAGAGGATGCTGCTCAGGCAGGCCTCCACGCCTCCGACGGCCAGCTCCTGGCGCAGGAGCAATGGCTGGAAGAGGGTCACATCGCCGGTTCATCCACCGGTGGCTGTCTCGCCGAAAAAG AAGGCAGCGAAGTCAACGGAGCCGCCAAAGAGTTGCCTGCCCAAGGCGCAGCCCACTAGAATTCCAACGAGCATCCATTCATCGgtgtcctcgtcctcctcgaTGTCCTCCTCCTGCTCGCCCTCGCCCTCCTCCCCCTCgccgcagtcgcagtcacCGCAGCAAAGGTCACCGGGTCAGCAGccccagcaacagcagcaacagaagcagcagcagcgaaaatCGAAGATTCCTCCACCAGTTCCCGTGCGGAGATCCTACGCCAGTTAG